One part of the Anaerolineales bacterium genome encodes these proteins:
- a CDS encoding histone deacetylase codes for MSAPIAYFYPEGHSAHSQPNHPERPQRVETIRLALEEAGLWQLGAEVPAESLAADVLAAVHSADMLQTIQQHAAEQRNLDADTFTTRHSWPLAQNAAAGAVAVARAVWRGEAQTGFALSRPPGHHATRTQPMGFCLLNNVALAAQHLLQREGAARLAILDMDVHHGNGTQDIFYDRADVLFCNTQQLPLWPGTGRLEERGTGAGLGFTANLPLPPGSGDAAFDAAYGELFPALLDSFKPEMLLVSFGFDSHWKDPLANLQVSAAGYGRAVASLRNWAQENCEGKIALILEGGYDLEAAAACGQVAAQALLGQPITDGIGLSTDAEGEEWKPVFDKARNLFLATQER; via the coding sequence ATGAGCGCTCCCATCGCCTACTTTTACCCTGAGGGCCACAGTGCCCATTCGCAACCCAACCACCCGGAGCGTCCCCAGCGCGTTGAGACCATCCGCCTGGCCTTGGAAGAAGCCGGGTTGTGGCAGCTAGGCGCCGAAGTGCCGGCTGAGTCACTGGCCGCCGATGTTCTTGCCGCAGTCCACAGCGCCGATATGCTGCAGACGATCCAACAGCATGCTGCCGAACAGCGCAATCTAGACGCAGACACCTTCACCACCCGCCACAGCTGGCCGCTCGCGCAAAATGCCGCCGCCGGAGCCGTGGCGGTCGCACGCGCGGTCTGGCGTGGCGAGGCCCAAACCGGTTTCGCCCTATCTCGCCCACCCGGGCACCATGCCACCCGCACGCAGCCCATGGGGTTCTGCCTGCTCAACAACGTGGCGTTGGCCGCTCAGCATTTATTGCAACGCGAGGGCGCAGCCCGCCTTGCCATTCTGGATATGGACGTCCACCACGGCAATGGCACGCAGGACATCTTTTACGATCGGGCGGATGTGCTCTTCTGCAACACGCAGCAGTTGCCGCTGTGGCCAGGCACCGGCCGCCTCGAAGAGCGCGGCACCGGTGCCGGCCTGGGCTTCACCGCCAATCTGCCGCTGCCGCCCGGCAGCGGCGATGCTGCCTTTGACGCCGCCTACGGCGAGCTGTTCCCCGCCTTGCTGGATAGCTTCAAGCCTGAAATGCTGCTGGTGAGCTTTGGCTTCGATTCGCACTGGAAGGACCCGCTGGCCAATTTGCAGGTCAGCGCCGCCGGCTACGGCCGCGCTGTCGCATCCCTGCGCAACTGGGCGCAGGAGAACTGTGAGGGCAAGATCGCCCTCATTCTCGAAGGCGGGTATGACCTGGAAGCGGCGGCCGCCTGCGGGCAGGTTGCCGCGCAAGCCCTCCTGGGCCAACCGATCACCGATGGAATTGGCCTTTCAACAGATGCCGAAGGCGAAGAATGGAAGCCAGTATTCGATAAGGCCAGAAACCTATTCCTGGCTACCCAAGAGCGCTGA